One Sulfurimonas sp. HSL-3221 genomic window, GACCCTGGGGCGTGGTACTTTTGTGCGCGAGTTCTGCCAGATTGCAACGCAGAACGACACCGCCGACGCCGTCGCCATCGGCGAAGAGAACTTCATCATGGCCTACGTCCAGCTCTTCCCCGGCGTCACCCTCGGCGCCAACTGCATCCTGACCAACGCCGTGACGATGCAGGCAAGGAGCCGCTGCGAGGAGCGCGTCATCATCGGCGGTCTCAGCACCGTGGCGGCCGAGTGTACCATCGGCACGGGCGTGATGGTCGGGGGCGCGTCGAACCTGCAATACGACGTCCCGCCCTTCTGCCTCGTCGAGGGGAACCCCGCCACCGTCCGGGGACTCAACCTGATCGGGATGCGGCGCCGTTTCGAGGACCGCGAGGACATCGAAAGCGTACGCCGCTGCTTCCGCCAACTGCACAAACAGTTCGACCCACACACCGCCGCCGAAATGAGCGAGGCCCTCGAGAACCCTCAGGCCAAACGTTTTACCGGTTTCATCGCCGCACACCGCTGCGCCTGAGGAGAAAAAAATGCTGCAATTCAACACCTATGACAACGACACCCTCGCGGCCATCCGCGAGCAGCTTAACGCCTGCGCCGAAGCCCTCGGCGGTACCGGCCGCCTGCTCGGCCTGGTGGAGACAATCCTTGGCATGAAGCCCTCGCCCCTGCAGAACAAAACGGCATCGTTTCACTTCGAGCAGGGCAAGGTGAGCTGGAACAAAGTCCTGTTCTCCGACAAGGTCGAGACGATCGCGCAGATGATCAAGAAGCACGACACGATGGAGAACCTGCTGGAAAAGGGCTCGAAAAAAGAGCAGAACGCCGTGCGGACCCTCTTCCCCGTCACCTTTACCATCACGCCCAAAGAGGGCGAACCCTTCACCTTCAAGGCCGTCGACGCCCCCGACGCGAACACGGCGCGCATCGACCCGCTCTTCGAACTGCTCTTTTTCGCTTCGACGGGGCTGATCAAAAAAGCGCTCAGGGAGGCATAAGTCATGGAACGAATCTATTCGAAAACGGCGGAGTCGGAGGCGGCGATCGCCCTGATGGAGAACCTGCAGCTCTACTTCGTCAACCGCCTGGGCGGGCTGAGCCAGATCTTCGGCGGGAACGTCCCCTTCGAAGCCGTGGAGTGGTTCCGCGACGAGGGACGCCACGGCGGCGGGATGCGCTACGAAGGGCGCGACGAGCGCCTCTTCAACCGCGCCTCCGTCAACGTGTCGCAGGTGCACTACGAGGATATGCCCGAAAAGAAACTCGACGCCGCCAGCGCCATCTCGACCATCATCCACCCGCGTAACCCCCATGTCCCCTCGATCCATATGCATATCAGCTATACCCGTATGAAGGACGGCGAAGGCTACTGGCGCATCATGGCGGACCTGAACCCCTCCATCTTCTACGAAGAGGATCAGCACCGCTTTATCGAACACCTCAACTTCATCACCCCCGACCTCTTTGAGCGGGGCGCGGAACAGGGTGACCGCTACTTCAACATTCCCGTCCTCGGACGCCACCGCGGCGTCGCGCACTTCTACCTGGAGCACCATAACAGCGGCGACTTCGGGACGGACTACGGTTTTGCGAAATATTTTGCCGAGCAGGTGATCGACGTCTATGTCTCCATCATCGCCGACGCCCTGGCCAAGCGTACGGAGGTGAGCGAAGAGGATGTCGCCGAACAGCTCGCCTACCACACACTCTACCTCTTCCAGGTCCTCACCCTCGACCGCGGCACGACCTCGGGGCTGCTGATCCACGACCAGAACGACGTCGGCATCATGGGCTCCATCCCCGAGTTCGTCGACAAAGCGCTGCTGCAGAGCTGGCTGCCGAAGATGGCTTCCCCGCAGGATGCGCTCCTGCAGGCCATTATCGACGCCCTTCCCGAAGCGGACGAGATCGTCCTGGTCGACGAGCCGGTCAAGGCGCGCCTGGCCGAAGCGGTACGCGCCCATTACAAAGCCCATCCCGAAGCCCTCACCATGCAGGCCGACAGCGCCGTCGTTCCGCCGACCGTGGAGAACCACCGCTGATTTCAGGCTATAATGGTCTGAAGACAACCACGAGGAGTTGACAGTGGGCCCTCCGAACCTTCCGCCGGACAGTGCCGGCCATCTCAATACCGCCGCCCTGCCCGGCTTTATGGTCTGGGCCGGGGTCATCATCTGCCTCGTCGCCTTCGCCTGGTACCTCGAAAGACAGCGCAACGACGACGAATAATCCCCAGGTCGAACCCGGCGCACGGTTTTCACCTCCGCAGACGATTTTCAGCCCCTTCTTTTACAAACCGGAAGCCCTTAAGAAACTGTGTACTAAAATGCACCTCAAGGACACAGCGTGAATATAATCATTGCGGGTGCGGGACGGGTCGGCTACCGCCTGGCGGGTACCCTTTCGCACCGCCACAACGTCACCATCATCGACCAGAGACCCTCCGCGCTGCAGCAGCTGCAGGAGAGCATCGATGTCTTCACCATCGCTGGGAACATCGAAGACCCCGACACCTACGCCCCCCTGAAAAACCGCCGTTTCGACATCTTCATCGCCGTCACCGACAGCGACGAGGCGAACATCCTCTCCACCCTCATCGCCGGGGACGTGATCGTCGCCGACCGGAAGATCATCCGACTCAAGAACCCCTTCTTCGCCGACAGTACCATCGCCGGGAAGCTCGGGATCAGCACAGCCGTCTTCCCCTTCTCCTCCGCGGCAAAGTCCATCAGCGCGCTGCTGGATTTCCCCCAGGCGAACAACGTCAAATCCTTCATCTATACCTCCTTTCTTATGATCTCCGTATACGTGGACGACGCCCCCGAAGCGGGCATTCCGGTGTCGCATTTTATCCATGAAAGCTCCGTCGTCGTGGGGCTTGAGCGCGATAAACGCTTTATCCTCCCCGACAAAGAGACCATGCTGCAGCGGGGGGACCTCGTCTACTTCTTCGGCGCCCCCGACACCCTTCGCGCCTACTGCGCAAGGCTCAACCCCTCCCTCCCCGACCGGATCAGCCGCGTCGCCATTTTCGACGCCGACCTGCTGGGGCTGGAGATCGCCAAGGCGCTCATCCCCAAGGGGGTGCAGCTCAAGATCATCGACAACCAGATCGAGAAGTGCGAGCACGCCTCCGAGCTGCTGCAGGAGAAGGCGATGGTCATCAATAGCCACTACATTGAGCACACCCTCTTCGACAACGAACACGTCGGGCGCGCGGACATGGCGATCTTCACGAGCAAGGAGGATGAGGAGAACATCATCCGTTCCCTCGAAGCGAAAGAGCGCGGCATCACGCGGACGGTGGCGATCAACAACGACCTCGAACGCTACCAGCTGATGCACTCCCTGGGCATCACCGCCATCCGAGGCCCGAAATCGAGCGCCTACTACACGATCCTGGAGAAGATCAGCTCCAGCTCCATCATTTCCGAACGCCACTACTGCGGCGGCAAGGGGCTGATCTACTCGCGCAAGATCTTCCCCGATTCGCCGCTGCTGGAGAAGATGGTCAAACCGCCGAACCCGAAACGATGCCGCTGTTTTCTCTTCCGCGACGGCATCCTGCTGCCCTGGGTGGCGAAACTGCAGCTGCACCGCGAAGACGTCCTGTTCGTTTTCGTCCATGCCGATAATGAAGAGGAGATCAAACAGTGGATCTACACACTCTGATCAACAGCGCCAAGTTTATCAGTGCCATCGGCATTGGCCTGGCGCTCTTCTTTCTCATTCCCATCGGCACGGGCATCGTGTACGGCGAAAACATGGCGCCCTTCATCCGCTTCGACCTGCTCTTTTTTCTCTTCAACCTTGTCCTGTTCGCCGCCCTCTACCGCCGGCGGATGCGGATGACGGTCAAAAGCGCCATCTTTTCGGTTAACCTCGTCTGGATACTGCTCGGCATCGCCGGGGCCGTCCCCCTCTACATCTACACCGAGGCTACCTTCACCGAATCTTTTTTCGAAGCGATCAGCGGCTTTACGACAACCGGGGCGACGATTTACACGGAAATAGAGCACCTGCCCAAAAGCATCCTGATGCTCCGCAGCCTGATGCACTGGCTCGGCGGGATGGGGATCATCGTCCTGGGCGTGGGCCTGCTTTCGCTCATCAACCCGACCGGTTCCATGACGATGTTCCGGGCCGAATCCACCGGTGTGCAGCTGGAGAAGGCGACGCCGAAAATCAGGGATACGGCGCTGCGGCTCTGGGGGCTCTACCTCTTCTTTACCGCGGCGAACACCGTGCTGCTCCTCGCCGGCGGGATGAACCTTTTCGATGCCGTCAACCACGCCTTTTCGACGATCTCGACGGGGGGCTTTTCCACGCGCGACCTCTCAATGGGCTATTGGGACGACGCGCCCGTCATCCTCTGGACGACGACCTTTTTCATGATGCTTTCGGGAATCAACTTCCTCGCCCACCTCAAAGCGGCCCGGGGCGACTTCAGCGGTTTCCGCGCCGAAGAGGTGCGGTGGTATCTCGGACTCTTCATCCTGCTCGCCTCCGTCCTCACCCTGGTGCACCTGGCCAACAGCGGCGACAGCATCGTCTACAGTACGACCCACGCCTTTTTCACCGTCGCCTCCCTGCTGACCACCACGGGCTTCGCGACGATCAACTACGAGCTCTGGGGCGCCGTCCCCGTCGCGCTCCTGCTCATCGCCATGCTGCTCGGCGGCAACGCCGGTTCGACGGCGGGGGGGATGAAGATCATCCGTTACGTCATCCTCTTCAAGAACCTGAAGTCCCAACTCAAACAGATCCTCCACCCCAATGCCGTCGTGGGGGTCTTCGTCGACCGCAAACCCGTCAGCAGCAAAGTCATCGGCAGCGTCAGCGGTTTCCTCTTCCTCTTTATCACCACCAACGTCCTGCTCACCTTCTACCTCTTTGCCCGCGGCTACGATGCGGTCACCTGCATCAGTACCTCGATCGCCTGCGTCGGCAATATCGGGCCGGGCTTCGCCATGACGGGCCCCTCGGAGAACTTCCACTTCTTCAGCGGGATCGACAAAATGATCCTCTCGGCGGCCATGATCATCGGCAGGCTGGAGTTCTTCACCGTCGTGCTGCTCTTTACCCGGGATTTCTGGAAACGCTATTAGCGCTCCGGGGAGGTTTCGTTCCAGAGAGGGTTGTCCCGGTCGTCGGGATGAAGTTTCGCCTTCTCTTCCGGGTAGATATGCCAAAATGAGGCATCTATCGCCCCCTCTTCATAGGCTGCTTTTTTGTCATGGTAGAAGGGACACCACCAATTCTCCACAACTTTCACGAGATAGGCCAGGTAGCTAAAGAGCGCCACGCTCAAAGGGCAGTAGAGTTTGCAGTTGAAGAGCCAGAAGAAGCGGAAACGGCTGAGGTGCCATCGCGGCGTCTCCGTCGTGAAAGTGATCTGGTCACGCCGCGTATAGCGGTGGCTCTCCCAGTCGGGGACGAACTCCCGGTAGGTCTTCAGGTTCTCCGCCCCCATGATCCTGAGGTGCCAGCGCACCAGTATGACCGCCAGGACGGCGAAGGGGATCGCCGCCAGGATCGGCAGGTAGATCAGCACCGCGCCCGGCACCGTTTTCCACATAGACTTCGTTTTATGATGCGCCCCGATTCTGACCCGTTCCATGCAACTCCTTTATGGAGACCCAGTATAAACAAAGCGGCTTGAGGGAGTGATTAAGCTGCCGCTGCCGCGTTTTCTGTGAAAACACCAGACATCGTATCATCAGCCGTTTGGGACTATAATCGGTTTCATTGTTTCTGCATACCCGGGAGAACAGAGACATACGACAAGGAGACACATTGGCGCAAAAAGACAAAGAGAAATGGGATAAGAAATACACCGAGATGGAGGGGCTGCTCGAACGCAGGCCACCGAGTGAACTGGTCAGTACACATGCCGCCGAAGCCCCTGGAGCGAGGGCCCTCGACCTCGCCTGCGGCGGCGGGCGCCACAGCCTCTATCTGGCCGACGAAGGGTTTAGCGTCGATGCCGTCGACATCTCGACCGTCGCCCTTGCGGCCCTGCGGGAGAAGGCGGACCTTGACAAGATCAACCTGATCGAAGCGGACCTCGACACCTTCGTCCCCGACGCGGAAACCTACGACATGATTGTCAAAACGAACTTCCTCGACCGCGGCCTGATCGCACGGGCAAAAGCGGCGCTGAAACCCGGCGGTATCATGGTCCTGGAGACCTACATGGCCGATGCGGGCAACGAGAAGCCCGACTCCAACCCGGATTTCCTGCTCCAGAAAGAGGAACTCAAATCGCTCTTCGGCGAGGGCTTCAGCGTCCTGGAGTACAAAGAGTTCTGGAACGAACCGCACGAAAAATACCGCATGCGCAAACAGGCGATTGCCGTACGCAAAGATTGATCGCAGTATAATGGCGCAAGATTTTTGAACAGGAGAGGTTCTTTGAGAACACCCAGAGGCTTCGGCAAGCGTTATTTCACCCTCGCTTCCATCCAGGCGCACAGCGTCGCGCCCGCGCAAAACGCCCTGCGTGTATGCCTCGAAACCTACGCCACCGTCCTGCAGCACGACCGTGAAAGCGACGAGGCGCCACCGGAAGAACCCCTGGAGGCCCTCACCTGTTTTGCCAGCGACAAGCCCTGCCACTGCGACTGTTACTTTAGACGCCGAACCTTCCTGACCCTGCGCACCTGCCGCAAACCATCCGCCTGTACCTGCAACTGCCGATTTTACAGCTTCCGACGTACCGGGGTCCATCCGCCGTACCTCTGATTTTTTCCATCCGACCTTAACAACAATCGAAAAAAGAAAAATATCAAAGGACAGACCCATGTCAAAAAACTACGTCATCGGCTACCCCCGCATCGGGGAGAACCGCGAACTCAAGTTCGCACTGGAGAGCTACTGGAGCGGCAAAAGCGACCTTGCCGCCCTTGAAGCGTGCGCATCGACACTGCGCCGCCGCCACTGGCAGGAACAGCAAGACGCCGGCATCGGCACGATCAGCTGCAACGACTTCAGCTTCTACGACGCGATGCTCGACACCTGTGTCCTGCTCGGCGCCGTCCCGGCCCGCTTCCGCAATATCGAAGACGACACCATCCGCTACTTCACCATGGCCCGCGGCGACAGCCAGCGCACCGCGATGCAGATGACCAAATGGTTCAACACCAACTACCACTACATCGTCCCTGAGTTCGCGGCCACAGACGCCTTTGCACCGAACGCATCGAAAATCGTCGCCGAATACCAAGAGGCGAAGGCGGCGGGCATCACCCCGAAAATAAACCTCATAGGCCCCCTCACCTTCCTCGGCCTCGGCAAAAGCGTTGAGAAAAACTTTGACCGCTACGCCCACTTCGATGCCGTTGTCGCCTGCTACGAAGCAGTGCTTACGGCCATCAGCACCCTCGACGACCTCGTCACCGTCCAGATCGACGAGCCGCTCCTCGTCACCGGGCCGGATGCCAAGACCCTGAGCCTGCTCAAACGGGCCTACGACCGGCTCGGCAGCACCGCGTCACAGGTGGAGATCATCGTCGCGACCTATTTCGAACACGCCTGCGAAGCCGTCGAAGTGCTCGCCCATACACCCATCAGCGGGATCGCCCTCGATTTCGTCCACGGCCCGCGCAACATGGAAGCGCTCGGCACCGTCGCCCAAAGCGGCAAAACGCTCATCGCCGGGGTGATCGACGGTCGCAACGTCTGGCGCAGCGACCTCGATGCCGTCGGCGACACCCTCGAGACGATCGCGCAGACGGTGCCAAAATCCCTCATCGTTCCCGCCACCTCCTGTTCGTTGCTGCATGTCCCCTATTCGCTCGAAGCGGAAACGGCACTGGATGCGGAGGTCATACAGTGGCTCGCCTTCGCGAAGGAGAAACTGGCCGAACTGAACGTCGTCGCCAAACGCTTTACCGGGGCGGCGCTGGACGATGCGGAACTGAGCCTGATGCAACTCAGCCGGGAAGCGGTGCACACACGGCAATGTTCCCCGCGCATCCACGACGCCGCCGTACAGCAGCGCGTTGCATCGCAGACGGGGACGGAACGTACCGAGCCCTATGAAACACGGATCAAGGCCCAGCGCGAAGCGCTGCGCTACCCTCTGCTGCCGACGACGACGATAGGTTCCTTCCCCCAGACGCCGGAACTCCGTACGCTACGCCGGGACTTCAAACGTGGCGACATCGATGTACAGACGTACGACGCGGGCATCAAAGCCTACATCGACGACTGCATCGCCTTCCAGGAGTCGATCGGCCTTGATGTACTCGTGCACGGCGAGCCCGAACGCAACGATATGGTCGAGTACTTCGGCGAACAGCTCGCCGGCTTCGTTTTCAGCGCCAGGGGATGGGTCCAGAGTTACGGCAGCCGCTGCGTCAAGCCGCCGCTCATCTACGGCGACGTCAGCCGTCCCCTGCCGATGACCGTGGGCTGGACGACCTACGCGCAGAGCAAAACTTCCAAGATCGTCAAAGGGATGCTCACCGGTCCCGTCACGATCCTCAACTGGTCCTTCGTCCGCGATGACCTGCCCCGTGCCGACGTGGCCGCGCAGATCGCCCTGGCCATCGGCGACGAGGTCGACGACCTCCAAAATGCCGGCATACGCATTGTCCAGGTGGACGAAGCGGCCTTCAAGGAGGGGTACCCGCTGCGCCGCGAGAACATCTCCGCCTACGAGACCTGGGCCGTCGACGCCTTCCGCCGCAGCGTCGCCTGTGCGCGCAGCGAAACGCAGATCCATACGCATATGTGCTACAGCCAGTTCAACGACATCATCCATACCATCGAGGCGATGGACGCGGACGTCATCTCCATCGAGACCGCCCGCAGCGGCAACGCCCTGCTGCGCATCTTCAAGGAGGTCGGCTACAAGCAGGAGGTGGGTCCCGGCGTCTACGACATCCACTCTCCCCGCGTCCCGCCGGTGGCGGAGATGGTCGTGCAGATCAACGCCCTGCTGGAGGTACTGCCCCAAGAGCAGCTCTGGATCAACCCCGACTGCGGCCTGAAAACCCGCAAATGGGAGGAGGTTAAACCGAGTTTGGCCAACATGGTCGAAGCCGTCAGCGAGGTGCGCGCCGCATTTGACGCTATAATCGCATCCAAAAAAGGCGATGCAGCATGGACGAATCCCTCGAGATCCTCTACCGCGACGAGTGGCTTGTAGCCGTAAACAAGCCCAGCGGGCTGCTCGTGCACCGCTCCTGGATCGATAAGGACGAGACGCGCTTCGCGCTGCAGCTCGTCCGGGACCAGATCGGGCAGTACGTCTATCCCGTCCACCGCCTCGACAAGCCTACTTCCGGCGTGCTGCTCTTCGCCCTCGATCCCGATACGGCCCGCAAAGTCGGCGAGATCTTCGAAGCCGGGAGCGTCCGCAAGGAGTACCTCGCCGTCGTGCGCGGCTACATTGACGAAGGGGGCCGCATCGACTACCCGCTCAAAGAGCTGCTCGACAAGATGACCGACGCGAAGGCGCGCACGGACAAAGAGGCCCAGGAAGCCGTCACGCTCTTTGAACGCCTCGCGACCGTCGAGCTTCCCATCCCCGTCGGGCGCTACCAGACCGCCCGCTACTCCCTGGTACGGCTGCGGCCCGAAACGGGGCGTAAACACCAGCTGCGGCGCCATATGAAACACCTGCTGCACCCCATCGTCGGCGATACCAAATACGGCCGGACAGAGCACAACAACCTTTTCCGGGAACATTTCGGCTGCCACCGGCTGCTGCTCGCCTCGACGAAGCTCGAACTCCCCCACCCCGTCACCGGGGAGCCGCTCTGTATCGAGGCCACCGTCGGGGAGGTCTTCGCGAGCATTCTCACCGCTTTCGGCTGGGACGCTGAATAATATTTTTTAATTTCTTACTCCCGATCTTCCCTTAACAACACAGTGGCATAATGAAAAATAACGTCCGTGTAAAGGAGTGCCGATGAAACCGATAATCCTGCCTCTTCTCCTCGCCGCATCGCTTTTTGGCGCGGACGGCTACAAGATCTACGAGCAGCACTGCGCCTCCTGCCATATGGTCATGCTCCCGCTTGAAGAACCGGCGCGCGGCCAGCAGAAGGCGAAGATGAAAGCGCCGACGATGCGCATGGTCGCCATGCGGCTGAAGATGATGATCCATATCCACAACGAGGATGAAGATATCCAGCGCAAAGTCGTCAAAGCCTTTGTCAAGGAGTACATCGACGATCCCGACGAAGAGTACGTTCTGTGTCTGCCGGAGATGGTGGAAAAGTTCGGGGTGATGACGCCCGTCAAAGGGTTGACGAACGCTGAAAAAGAGGCAGTGGCCGAATGGCTCTGGGAGCAGTTCTAGGCGCTGTGCGTTAGAGCGAGCGCAGGTGTTCCAGGAAAGCTTCGGGCGGCTTGTAGCCGATCAGCGTCTTCTCCTTCATCAGTTTCCCTGTTTCATCAAAGAAGAGGATGCCCGGAGGGCCGTAAAGTCCGAAGTTTTTCGTCAGCGCCCGTTCGGGGTCGCTGTTCTCCGTCACGTCCGCCTGCACCAGGACAAAATCCTGCAGAGCCGCCACGACACGCGGGTCGGCGAAGGTGATCTCCGCATACTCCTGGCAGGCCGCGCACCACGTGGCGGAAAAGTCCAGCATCACCTTTTTCCCTTTGTTGGCGGCGATGACCTGCTCCAGTTCCGCTTCGGAGTGGATCACCTCGAAGGCCACCTCTGTTGCAGCGACAGGCGCAGCAGCGGTGTCCTGCGTGCACATTTTGACTTCAAACCCTTTGAGAGGGTGTGTCATCGACGTCCCCCCCGAAAGCGCCCCGACGAGCAGGATCGTGCCGTAAAGCATGAAGACGATGCCGATCGCCTTGATAAAAGAGTGCATTGAACGGCGGACGCCGCCGTGGATCGGTTCGAAAGCCCCGAGGTAGACGGCGGCGACGATGAAGTAGATCGCCCAGAGCATCATCGTGATCCAGTCCGGGATCACCCGCGATACCATCCAGATGGCGACACCGATCATCACGGCGCCGAAGACCTCCGTGACAATGTTCATCCAGCCGCCCGGTTTCGGCATGAACCTGCCGGCGCCCAGGCCGATGAGCAGCAGCGGGACCCCCATCCCGAGGCTCATGACAAAGAGGGCGACGCCGCCGAGAGCCGCATTGCCCGTCTGGCCGATGTAAATCAGCGCCGCCGCCAGGCCGGGGGCCACGCAGGGGCCGACGATAAGCGCACTCAAAAAGCCCATCACCGCGACGCCGGTAAATCCGCCCTTTTCACCCGCCTTGTCCGAAAAACGCGACAGACGCGTCTGCAGCGTCGCCGGGAGCCCGATCTCGTAAAACCCGAACATGGAAAATGCCAGCGCAACAAAGATCAGCGCGAATGCCCCGATGGCCCACGGGTTTTGCAAGATCACCTGCAGGTTCTCTCCGAAAAGGCCGGCCATGATCCCGGCGATCGTATAGGCGAAGGCCATCGCCAGGACGTAAACCAGCGAAAGGGTGAACCCGCGACGGGCCGTCAGCCTCTCCCCCTGCGACACGATAATGGAGGAGAGGATCGGGATCATCGGAAAGATGCACGGGGTCAGCGAAAGTGCAAGTCCAAAGCCGAAGAAGAGGGCCAGGATCGCCCAGAGGCTGCCGCCTTTGAGCGTATCGACGATGATGTCCGTTTCGCTCTCACCCTGCGCGGCGGCCGGAGCCTTCGGCTTTTCAGGTGCTTCGGCAGCCGCCGATCCAAGTTTGGCGAGGTCGACGTCGAAGGTGTACTCTTTGTTCTGTGGCTCGTAACAGAGCCCGCGCTCCGAACAGCCCTGGAACGCGAGAGCGACGGTGACGGGGACTATGCCCGTTTTCTGCGACGATGTGAGGATAATCTCGACGGGTACGTTGTGAAGGTGGACCATGTCGCCGTCATGCTCTTCCGCAACGCTGTTGACCTTCACTTCGGAGATGGAGACCCCAGAGGGCGCCTTGACTTTGGCATCGAGCTTGTCCGCATAGACATAGATGCCCTCGCCCAGTTCGATGTCGATGGCGATGTGCTGGTTGTCAAGCAGGGAAGCCTTGGGCTTGAATGCCTCTTCGGGCATCAGGAAACTGCTCTGAAAGGCGAAGAGGAGCGTCGCCGAAAGCAGGGTAAAAAACGCGAGGAACCGTTTCACAGAAAGCCTTTGTGACGAAATTGGCCCACATTTTAGCGCAAGAAGCAAAAACAAAACAGTAACACGTCCCCATCTGCGGGGGGTTAAGCTTTCAGCGCGGGCATGTCACTTCAGGATCGGGAGCAGTCGGGCGTAGAAACAGGCGGCATGCTGCACGGCATCGACACGGATCCACTGGCGCGTCAGTTTGAAACGGAAGCTGCCGACGCTGCGCTCGGGGTAGCGGTGGGCGTACGCGGATTCGGGCGTATTGAAGGTGGCGAGCAGCCCCCGCGCCGCCAGGAGCATGGGACCGAGGATGTGCGTCATCTGCGCCTTTTCACCGCGCTGCCGCGCCAGCCGGAAGGCCGCCATCAGCCCTTCGCAGCGTGAACCGTCATGGTAGACGTGGTCACCGAAACGGTAGTAAAAACCGCCGGCATAATCGGGACAGAGCGCATCATCAGGCGTGTACATATGGCGGATCATCTGAGCCGCGTCCCCGTATACGAAGGCCCGGTGGGCATCGGTGACGACGCCTTCGATCCCGTCCCAGGCTTCGATCGCCTGCATCAGCCAGCTGTCCGCCGGCAGCGGCTCGAAGAGATCGGCATAGCGCTTCGGACGGATATGGATGAGAAAATCAAGTGCCCGGCGGCTCTCATGCCGGATGCGCGCTTTCAATTCATCCGACCCGTCGCCGTATGCATGGAAAAGCGCCAGGCCAAGCAGCGCCTCGCCGGGGTAGTAAAAGGAGAAGAGGCCCCGCTTCGTCTTGTCATCGATGCCGACCAGCGGCGCCCCCTTCCCGAAACGCGGATGGCGGTAGTAGCCGATCAACTCCCCCTCCCCGTCGATGCGGCTGAGCAGGTGCCCTACAAGTCCCTCTTCATAGCGCCCGTAACGCCCGTCGCCGCTGAGATGCCGGTAGCGCATCAGGGCGGCCAGCCCTATGCCGGCACCCCCGAGCTTGGACTTCTTGTTATAGAAGGGGTAGCAGCGATACCCCTCCGCATCTTCCTCTTCTTGCAGCGTCGTTACGAAATAATCGATGGAGCGGCGCGCCGCCTCCAGCAGACGGCGCTCTTTGAAGAGCGTATACCCCTCGAGCAGGGTGA contains:
- a CDS encoding acyl-ACP--UDP-N- acetylglucosamine O-acyltransferase, whose product is MIHPTAVIAPGAVIAPDAHIGPFCSIGADCVIGAGVRLEAHVVLEGPVTLEAGVRLFSFVKIGNGLAPVTLGRGTFVREFCQIATQNDTADAVAIGEENFIMAYVQLFPGVTLGANCILTNAVTMQARSRCEERVIIGGLSTVAAECTIGTGVMVGGASNLQYDVPPFCLVEGNPATVRGLNLIGMRRRFEDREDIESVRRCFRQLHKQFDPHTAAEMSEALENPQAKRFTGFIAAHRCA
- a CDS encoding coproporphyrinogen III oxidase, which translates into the protein MERIYSKTAESEAAIALMENLQLYFVNRLGGLSQIFGGNVPFEAVEWFRDEGRHGGGMRYEGRDERLFNRASVNVSQVHYEDMPEKKLDAASAISTIIHPRNPHVPSIHMHISYTRMKDGEGYWRIMADLNPSIFYEEDQHRFIEHLNFITPDLFERGAEQGDRYFNIPVLGRHRGVAHFYLEHHNSGDFGTDYGFAKYFAEQVIDVYVSIIADALAKRTEVSEEDVAEQLAYHTLYLFQVLTLDRGTTSGLLIHDQNDVGIMGSIPEFVDKALLQSWLPKMASPQDALLQAIIDALPEADEIVLVDEPVKARLAEAVRAHYKAHPEALTMQADSAVVPPTVENHR
- a CDS encoding NAD-binding protein, with the translated sequence MNIIIAGAGRVGYRLAGTLSHRHNVTIIDQRPSALQQLQESIDVFTIAGNIEDPDTYAPLKNRRFDIFIAVTDSDEANILSTLIAGDVIVADRKIIRLKNPFFADSTIAGKLGISTAVFPFSSAAKSISALLDFPQANNVKSFIYTSFLMISVYVDDAPEAGIPVSHFIHESSVVVGLERDKRFILPDKETMLQRGDLVYFFGAPDTLRAYCARLNPSLPDRISRVAIFDADLLGLEIAKALIPKGVQLKIIDNQIEKCEHASELLQEKAMVINSHYIEHTLFDNEHVGRADMAIFTSKEDEENIIRSLEAKERGITRTVAINNDLERYQLMHSLGITAIRGPKSSAYYTILEKISSSSIISERHYCGGKGLIYSRKIFPDSPLLEKMVKPPNPKRCRCFLFRDGILLPWVAKLQLHREDVLFVFVHADNEEEIKQWIYTL
- a CDS encoding TrkH family potassium uptake protein; the encoded protein is MDLHTLINSAKFISAIGIGLALFFLIPIGTGIVYGENMAPFIRFDLLFFLFNLVLFAALYRRRMRMTVKSAIFSVNLVWILLGIAGAVPLYIYTEATFTESFFEAISGFTTTGATIYTEIEHLPKSILMLRSLMHWLGGMGIIVLGVGLLSLINPTGSMTMFRAESTGVQLEKATPKIRDTALRLWGLYLFFTAANTVLLLAGGMNLFDAVNHAFSTISTGGFSTRDLSMGYWDDAPVILWTTTFFMMLSGINFLAHLKAARGDFSGFRAEEVRWYLGLFILLASVLTLVHLANSGDSIVYSTTHAFFTVASLLTTTGFATINYELWGAVPVALLLIAMLLGGNAGSTAGGMKIIRYVILFKNLKSQLKQILHPNAVVGVFVDRKPVSSKVIGSVSGFLFLFITTNVLLTFYLFARGYDAVTCISTSIACVGNIGPGFAMTGPSENFHFFSGIDKMILSAAMIIGRLEFFTVVLLFTRDFWKRY
- a CDS encoding class I SAM-dependent methyltransferase, encoding MAQKDKEKWDKKYTEMEGLLERRPPSELVSTHAAEAPGARALDLACGGGRHSLYLADEGFSVDAVDISTVALAALREKADLDKINLIEADLDTFVPDAETYDMIVKTNFLDRGLIARAKAALKPGGIMVLETYMADAGNEKPDSNPDFLLQKEELKSLFGEGFSVLEYKEFWNEPHEKYRMRKQAIAVRKD
- the metE gene encoding 5-methyltetrahydropteroyltriglutamate--homocysteine S-methyltransferase, whose protein sequence is MSKNYVIGYPRIGENRELKFALESYWSGKSDLAALEACASTLRRRHWQEQQDAGIGTISCNDFSFYDAMLDTCVLLGAVPARFRNIEDDTIRYFTMARGDSQRTAMQMTKWFNTNYHYIVPEFAATDAFAPNASKIVAEYQEAKAAGITPKINLIGPLTFLGLGKSVEKNFDRYAHFDAVVACYEAVLTAISTLDDLVTVQIDEPLLVTGPDAKTLSLLKRAYDRLGSTASQVEIIVATYFEHACEAVEVLAHTPISGIALDFVHGPRNMEALGTVAQSGKTLIAGVIDGRNVWRSDLDAVGDTLETIAQTVPKSLIVPATSCSLLHVPYSLEAETALDAEVIQWLAFAKEKLAELNVVAKRFTGAALDDAELSLMQLSREAVHTRQCSPRIHDAAVQQRVASQTGTERTEPYETRIKAQREALRYPLLPTTTIGSFPQTPELRTLRRDFKRGDIDVQTYDAGIKAYIDDCIAFQESIGLDVLVHGEPERNDMVEYFGEQLAGFVFSARGWVQSYGSRCVKPPLIYGDVSRPLPMTVGWTTYAQSKTSKIVKGMLTGPVTILNWSFVRDDLPRADVAAQIALAIGDEVDDLQNAGIRIVQVDEAAFKEGYPLRRENISAYETWAVDAFRRSVACARSETQIHTHMCYSQFNDIIHTIEAMDADVISIETARSGNALLRIFKEVGYKQEVGPGVYDIHSPRVPPVAEMVVQINALLEVLPQEQLWINPDCGLKTRKWEEVKPSLANMVEAVSEVRAAFDAIIASKKGDAAWTNPSRSSTATSGL